In a genomic window of Asterias rubens unplaced genomic scaffold, eAstRub1.3, whole genome shotgun sequence:
- the LOC117305872 gene encoding uncharacterized protein LOC117305872, which produces MESARKPQLSDLRLKRLAYFDQHYPQSPSPPSKEKPSTTNSPLKTNGQTERNGPKTSSSYGATTYSQTGAIPKSSKKTQHYFLDTNGKDKRNSRKGNRPESNGISYQQVAEKRKSTMEMINSEEFEISNDVEEIFRSHKPRSRANGSVDKVVHLSTTKPPIQGSYETASSDYEAQLRNHLQKPHRQGLNVEITRKSKAVLKRDDASTDVRDYVDSRTHTDLIGDHFVSRQYDSRDNSSSTNKDYLADQEFSRDGIDFGDQGDLKDPADYRYHLDFTERLDRGDKTSSSVHREHLDSRKKHLKKYIYRQDDAIVQPAVRAADDHSAVYAQNILHQMTEVRQMRNEMHGELLAGSSHHDPRMKPVAPVGRQEPLSSEKAVEGIFTPMPSSLKHDVRRSWKQQVSEEGEMVDVIPSNDSVHLTSKKVSKHQSPSFHSSDLDKNDGGGDTLNVPQGNTSSESLENDMTFDLGALQEAAKQGDEILRKYIQSLSKNLKKKKLAKETSSSRAQHNLESNNRGFDEEDVSFSEPAEGPLKEKSSKSENHYTPKVSQPAITSRELEGLGLFEDLRVKSNLPQPSSHQDSSELDNTWEDEVGEEIIDQARDDLDEDLGLSTHRPQERPFSPLKQVTTFNEVKPARDQEFYGTESSFKSTLDASDRLRDPELPLPKKSRSRQACSLNSQSEQEEAATCNNIDDFFSTDKSLRDDKLENKQGHSKTKEKSSSVSTRAVRLNNLDANTNEDILMNSAPLPLPLGTEIGNFLCSEQSTDSDPDRLTKSGAFKPRPPNKERKSSQVKRHKPKNSSEALVRNPSPRRPKTPERHVDGVREHHERRRDHQKKISPRKSQIQQVESSAFESNKLTLGKERVEKDDLMVEDIFKTSQSLPTAEPLLVGPAGDAPKLDDVQNQNVKTCPECNGLNTTLSSSCQVCGAVFLDGKSRDQEGSVLQFVDKLDLSAAPAYTDRTDMTTGSAWDIQVSQQVQDEDLLRKGADNVATVMGKIANFVPRLSIDGGGDFQRVASPGVVEEVLGGQGNGKSVKGGDLPTRVDAWLAANETGRRSKVLDMDPNNPDSQPAAHEVTFDLPHQDDVSKLHVLNENGRDRQLKPRPSSAGPQRSSQGVARPKSSTNKSRTGQLIDSPMYNRRWATSSSTWGSRRSVGDGLQASGQRLPLADSLTASGSPLVQTKRPASAKSRPAPPKGDIEPGVRGHKSRPKSASWRSRESKDVREGQSQEMMKEEFLAVNSAQLKEGLASRALNTSSSHNIPPLTLQLMCDSPRGGEGLSIWELLPDEILLHIFSYLSFSDLIQCAVSCSRFHRIAMDDTLWRTIGLHKRQVTDFWLTQIGERHPVSLSITQCHGNIVTENGLRNLFRSCADSLQELNVSGCTGGDLTGDSLLLHASRCQYLTSLDASWCQVTDNGLAAISDSCKRLTSLCLNGCQSVSDECLRKVITRHGKSLQVLEVLGCLQLSPETLRLIGKECRHLRTLNIGQCYRVTDDCISVLAGHLRNLQHLDLRGCKQIRDSCIRKIVRNCKRLINLVLANCNHITNAAIIEIATYLSTIRSLDVSGCKKVNNEGVRSLATCCHHLTSLDVSSTGVDHKSVSALASYCNKTLVSARFNCCKDITEAATIKLLKNCKKLKTLHLYGVKGLRNLGVLKQQYPCLQFG; this is translated from the exons ATGGAGAGTGCAAGAAAACCTCAACTGAGCGACCTACGACTCAAACGACTCGCTTACTTTGATCAACACTATCCCCAAAGTCCGAGCCCACCCTCAAAAGAGAAACCAAGCACGACCAACTCTCCATTGAAAACAAACGGACAAACAGAACGAAATGGACCCAAGACCAGTTCAAGTTATGGAGCCACAACTTACAGCCAGACTGGTGCCATTCCTAAATCAAGCAAGAAAACGCAGCATTACTTTCTTGATACTAATGGAAAAGATAAACGAAATTCTCGGAAGGGTAATAGACCCGAGAGCAATGGAATCAGTTATCAACAAGTTGcggaaaaaagaaaatcaacgATGGAGATGATTAACTCTGAGGAGTTTGAGATATCTAACGATGTTGAAGAGATTTTCCGATCGCACAAACCAAGATCTCGAGCAAACGGAAGTGTTGACAAAGTAGTTCATCTTTCGACTACAAAACCACCAATTCAAGGCAGTTACGAAACTGCCTCAAGCGATTATGAGGCTCAACTCAGAAATCATCTTCAAAAACCACATCGCCAGGGTTTAAACGTTGAAATAACGAGAAAGTCAAAAGCAGTTTTAAAAAGAGATGATGCATCTACTGATGTGAGAGATTATGTTGATTCAAGAACTCATACTGATTTAATTGGTGATCATTTTGTTTCAAGACAGTATGATTCAAGAGATAACTCGTCCTCAACAAATAAGGATTATCTCGCTGATCAGGAATTTTCAAGAGATGGCATAGATTTCGGAGATCAAGGTGATTTGAAAGATCCAGCTGATTACAGATATCATCTCGATTTCACAGAGCGTCTTGACAGAGGAGATAAGACATCCTCCAGTGTTCATAGAGAGCATCTTGATTCAAGAAAGAAACACTTAAAGAAGTACATCTATCGCCAGGATGACGCTATTGTGCAGCCAGCGGTGAGGGCAGCAGACGACCACAGTGCGGTGTACGCGCAGAATATACTACACCAGATGACGGAGGTGCGTCAGATGAGGAATGAAATGCATGGCGAACTCTTGGCCGGTTCATCGCATCACGACCCGAGGATGAAGCCAGTAGCTCCGGTTGGCCGTCAAGAACCATTATCAAGTGAGAAAGCAGTCGAGGGCATATTCACTCCCATGCCATCAAGCTTAAAACACGATGTAAGGAGGTCTTGGAAACAGCAAGTTTCTGAAGAAGGTGAGATGGTCGATGTCATTCCATCAAACGATTCTGTTCATTTGACTTCCAAGAAAGTCTCCAAACATCAGTCGCCATCTTTCCATAGCTCAGATTTAGACAAGAATGACGGCGGTGGGGATACCCTCAATGTCCCTCAAGGAAATACCTCCTCGGAATCTCTGGAGAAtgacatgacctttgacctcggGGCTTTACAGGAAGCAGCTAAGCAAGGAGATGAGATCCTGAGAAAATACATTCAAAGTCTGAGCAAGaacttgaagaagaagaagttagCGAAGGAGACAAGTTCATCGAGAGCTCAACATAATCTTGAGTCCAATAACCGTGGTTTTGATGAAGAAGATGTGAGCTTTTCAGAGCCTGCAGAAGGTCCTTTAAAGGAAAAGTCTTCAAAATCAGAAAACCATTACACACCTAAGGTTTCCCAACCCGCAATAACTTCAAGAGAATTGGAGGGCCTGGGGCTGTTTGAGGACCTTAGAGTGAAAAGCAACTTGCCCCAGCCATCAAGTCACCAAGATTCATCTGAGCTTGATAACACTTGGGAAGATGAAGTTGGTGAAGAAATTATTGACCAAGCTAGGGATGACCTTGATGAGGACCTTGGTTTAAGCACTCACCGTCCTCAAGAAAGACCGTTCTCTCCTCTCAAACAAGTGACTACGTTCAACGAGGTTAAGCCTGCCCGAGACCAGGAATTCTACGGGACAGAAAGTAGTTTTAAAAGTACCCTTGATGCATCCGACCGTTTGCGCGACCCCGAACTGCCTTTGCCGAAGAAGTCAAGGAGTCGACAAGCATGTTCCTTAAACTCTCAAAGTGAGCAAGAAGAGGCCGCCACCTGCAATAACATTGACGATTTCTTTTCAACGGATAAATCTTTACGTGATGATAAGTTGGAAAACAAGCAAGGTCACTCTAAAACTAAAGAAAAGTCAAGTTCTGTTTCTACACGTGCTGTCCGCTTGAACAATTTAGACGCCAACACCAATGAAGACATACTAATGAACTCTGCCCCTCTCCCACTTCCTTTGGGAACTGAAATCGGTAACTTTCTTTGCTCCGAGCAGAGTACAGACTCTGATCCAGATCGATTGACGAAAAGTGGCGCATTCAAACCCAGACCACCAAACAAAGAAAGGAAAAGTTCTCAAGTAAAACGACATAAACCTAAAAATAGTTCCGAAGCTCTTGTGAGGAATCCAAGTCCGAGGCGGCCAAAGACTCCAGAGCGACACGTTGATGGGGTCAGAGAACATCATGAAAGGAGAAGAGACCATCAGAAAAAGATCTCTCCTCGTAAAAGTCAAATTCAACAAGTGGAAAGTAGTGCATTTGAGTCAAACAAGTTGACTCTTGGTAAAGAAAGAGTTGAAAAGGATGACTTGATGGTTGAAGATATCTTCAAGACATCACAGAGTCTACCGACTGCTGAACCACTCTTGGTCGGACCAGCTGGTGACGCTCCCAAACTGGATGATGTTCAAAACCAAAATGTTAAGACGTGCCCAGAGTGTAATGGTTTAAACACAACCCTGAGCTCTTCATGTCAGGTTTGTGGAGCTGTTTTTCTCGATGGAAAATCACGAGACCAAGAAGGTTCTGTTCTTCAATTTGTCGACAAGTTAGATCTTTCTGCTGCTCCTGCTTATACTGACCGTACTGATATGACCACAGGGAGTGCGTGGGACATCCAAGTGTCACAACAAGTTCAAGATGAAGATCTTCTTAGAAAAGGCGCTGACAATGTGGCCACTGTGATGGGAAAAATTGCCAATTTCGTTCCTAGATTGAGCATCGATGGCGGTGGAGACTTCCAAAGAGTGGCAAGTCCAGGTGTGGTTGAAGAGGTGCTTGGGGGACAAGGCAATGGTAAAAGCGTCAAAGGAGGTGACTTGCCAACAAGAGTTGATGCGTGGCTCGCTGCTAACGAAACTGGAAGACGCTCTAAAGTCCTTGATATGGACCCCAACAATCCTGATAGTCAACCAGCAGCTCATGAAGTGACCTTCGACCTTCCACACCAAGATGACGTaagcaaactacatgtattgaaCGAGAACGGCCGCGATAGACAACTCAAACCTCGTCCAAGCAGTGCTGGGCCGCAGAGGAGCAGCCAGGGTGTTGCACGGCCAAAATCTTCGACCAACAAGAGCAGAACGGGACAACTGATTGACAGTCCAATGTATAACAGACGCTGGGCAACGTCCAGCTCCACATGGGGTTCAAGACGGTCAGTTGGAGATGGTCTACAGGCCAGTGGCCAAAGGCTACCCTTGGCTGATTCATTAACAGCATCTGGCTCCCCCTTGGTGCAGACAAAGAGGCCAGCATCAGCGAAGTCCCGACCAGCCCCGCCTAAGGGCGATATCGAACCAGGGGTCAGAGGTCACAAGTCACGACCTAAATCAGCAAGTTGGAGGTCGAGAGAATCAAAAGACGTCAGGGAAGGGCAGAGCCAAGAGATGATGAAGGAGGAGTTTCTTGCAGTCAACTCAGCACAACTCAAAG aAGGTCTAGCTTCCAGAGCATTGAATACATCCTCAAGCCATAACATCCCTCCTCTAACTCTCCAGCTCATGTGTGAT AGTCCGAGAGGTGGCGAGGGTCTCTCTATCTGGGAGCTTCTACCAGATGAAATTCTACTTCATATCTTCAGTTATTTGAGCTTCTCTGATCTCATCCAATGTGCTGTCAGCTGCTCCAGGTTTCATCGTATTGCTATGGATGATACTTTGT GGAGAACAATTGGACTCCACAAGAGGCAGGTCACAGACTTCTGGCTGACCCAGATTGGTGAGAGACATCCTGTCAGCCTGTCAATCACTCAATGCCATGGTAACATCGTTACAGAGAATGGATTGCGCAATCTCTTCCGCAGCTGTGCGGACAGCCTTCAg GAGTTGAATGTAAGCGGATGTACAGGTGGGGACTTGACCGGTGACTCTTTACTCCTACACGCTTCAAGATGTCAATATCTAACGTCCCTAGACGCTAGCTGGTGCCAAGTCACTGATAATGGACTGGCTGCAATATCAGACAGCTGCAAAAG GTTGACCTCTCTATGTCTGAATGGATGCCAGTCAGTTTCTGATGAATGTCTTAGGAAAGTCATCACTAGACATGGAAAGAG TTTACAAGTCCTTGAAGTGTTGGGATGTCTTCAGTTGTCACCTGAGACTCTACGATTGATCGGCAAAGAATGCAGACATCTTCGCACTCTTAATATCGGACAATGCTATAGG GTGACTGATGACTGCATTAGTGTCTTAGCTGGACATCTAAGAAATCTTCAACATTTAGATCTCAGAGGCTGCAAGCAG aTAAGAGATTCGTGTATAAGAAAGATCGTCAGGAACTGTAAGAGACTGATTAATCTTGTCTTAGCTAATTGCAACCACATCACTAATGCTGCTATCATCGAGATTGCAACGTATCTCTCAACCATCAG atcTTTGGATGTCTCAGGATGTAAGAAAGTAAACAATGAAGGAGTGCGTTCCTTAGCAACCTGTTGTCATCACTTGACCTCACTTGATGTCAGCTCAACAGGGGTTGACCACAAAAG CGTCTCTGCTCTGGCCAGTTATTGTAACAAGACGCTTGTGTCAGCTCGCTTCAACTGTTGTAAGGACATCACAGAGGCCGCAACAATCAAGCTGCTTAAAAACTGCAAAAA ACTGAAGACACTGCACCTTTATGGAGTGAAAGGGCTTCGTAACCTCGGTGTGTTAAAGCAGCAGTATCCATGTCTCCAGTTTGGATGA
- the LOC117305867 gene encoding glucose-6-phosphate exchanger SLC37A4-like, producing the protein MASYMVWRSSIYSTLFVGYFLYYLNRKSFSFLMPYVIEEEGMNKSELGAITSSISLAYTISKFASGILSDKLSARVMFSTGLMIASLLVLQFTSFNTMNAFMIIMFLNGLAQGGGWPGCSKILKKWFLPSELGLWWSVLSTSANLAGVLGPICLAVVAKDYGWRGAMNAGAILGIVWAVVSFLMIKNSPEDVGLQTLTDKDSQNNKVGPAKVQSSATTRDIIASPFLWIVSILFLLNAHISYGIMDWGQLFLIQEVGFDNTVGSAFMSSYSIGAIVGSIASGYVTDKLIARASKQSKGSPRFIWFLIMEAVNLLFIHMFRTEVNLETSQVFLLLISFVMGVCQYSCFSVYGVVAIENAPAHLSGTSHAFAGMACNVGVLLAGFPLTYLAEMYNWGVVLMYLEIMSLASVFLLIVTRNADARIGKSAKKLE; encoded by the exons ATGGCTTCCTACATGGTATGGCGGTCTTCGATTTACTCAACGCTATTCGTTGGGTACTTTCTCTACTACCTCAACAGAAAATCGTTTTCATTCCTGATGCCGTATGTTATCGAAGAGGAAGGAATGAACAAGAGTGAGCTTG GTGCCATTACAAGTAGCATCTCACTAGCCTACACAATCAGTAAATTTGCCAGTGGTATCTTGTCGGACAAGCTCAGCGCTCGTGTCATGTTCTCCACTGGTCTCATGATCGCAAGTCTTCTCGTCCTTCAGTTTACCAGCTTCAACACCATGAACGCTTTCATGATCATTATGTTTCTCAACGGGCTGGCCCAAGGAGGGGGTTGGCCTGGCTGCTCCAAAATCTTAAAAAAG TGGTTTCTACCGTCCGAATTGGGCCTCTGGTGGAGTGTTCTCTCTACAAGTGCTAACTTGGCTGGAGTGCTTGGACCAATTTGTCTCGCTGTGGTCGCAAAGGACTATGGATGGAGAGGTGCAATGAACGCAGGAG CAATATTAGGTATTGTGTGGGCTGTCGTGTCGTTCTTGATGATCAAAAATTCTCCAGAGGATGTGGGCCTACAAACCCTGACTGATAAAGATTCACAGAATAATAAAGTTG GACCTGCCAAGGTGCAAAGTTCTGCTACAACCCGTGACATCATCGCAAGCCCATTTCTTTGGATTGTGAGCATATTATTCTTACTAAATGCCCATATATCCTATGGCATCATGGACTGGGGACAGCTATTTCTTATACAGGAAGTAGGATTCGACAACACAGTTG GGAGTGCCTTTATGAGTTCTTATTCCATCGGGGCGATTGTAGGAAGCATAGCGTCTGGCTATGTCACTGATAAACTTATTGCCAGg GCAAGCAAACAATCTAAAGGGAGCCCTCGATTTATATGGTTCCTCATCATGGAGGCTGTCAATCTACTTTTTATACACATGTTCAGGACTGAGGTTAATTTGGAAACGAGTCAG GTATTCCTTCTGCTGATCAGTTTTGTGATGGGTGTATGTCAGTACAGCTGCTTCTCTGTGTATGGTGTTGTAGCCATTGAGAATGCTCCAGCTCACCTCTCCGGTACCTCGCATGCTTTTGCTGGCATGGCTTGCAATG tTGGCGTCCTGTTGGCAGGGTTTCCCTTAACCTACCTCGCTGAGATGTACAACTGGGGAGTCGTTCTGATGTATCTGGAAATCATGTCCCTGGCGAGTGTATTTCTTCTGATCGTAACGAGGAATGCCGACGCCAGGATTGGAAAATCGGCGAAGAAGCTGGAGTAA